The Cottoperca gobio chromosome 5, fCotGob3.1, whole genome shotgun sequence region GCACAATCTGGGATTGGTGTACGGTACAACGGTGAATTAGGTCTCAAAGATCtgagcaaaaaataaaataattttgttGTACATTTCTTAAATATACGAGAAAAAAACTTGGATATTGGCGAAGATTAAAGTggtacatttacaagaaaagaaatcacaaatttcaaaagaaaaagaaagaaaacttgaatattctgaGATTAAGAAGTCATACATTTGTGAGAATAAACTCCAGAATTCTCTAAGATTAAAATCACAAATTCCCGGTAAAAAAAAGGAACCACATCTCTTCACTTCTCAAATTGGATCAGCCTCTTCACACCAGAGACGCAGCCACCTGCCGTATATTATCCCTGCAGTGGATGACCTCATGAAAttatgcaataaataaatgcttgtGATTTTATTGTCTGTGAGTTTTGGTCTCGTAAATGTCTGACTTTAGAATCTAAGAGATTATTCAACGTTTTCTTCTCataaatttgtgtttttttctcgaAAAGTGgcctttaatctcagagaatatccaagttATCTCCTGTAAATGTACGACTCTAATCTCAGAAATTCAGATTTTTCTGCATATTACCCccttgtaaaatgtaatgtttaaccTACCGGCCCTAACACGCCGTCAAGTACAAAGCCATTTATCAGCACTGCAATGTGCTTTCCTCCTGACATagcacacaaatgtaaaaagactaaaacattttaaatgcagtccatttggACAAAACTATGTGACAGTTAGGGCAGACACAATGCTGTAACACAGATTGGGTCTTTACCTTGTGAAACTATTTTTTCtcattgttaaataaatatttttaaagctttCTGCATATTTCTTCACATAAATCTCCAAAACCCATGAATCATTCACAAAGCGTCATTTACAAGCCAAAAGCACGTTGAATGCCACTGTAAGGAACATTATTGTAGTAAAAGCACACACCTGCTTCTTGTTTCCATTTATTCAACTACTTTAATCTGACAAAATTAAATTACAGCTTCCCTTTGCCCACCTGAAACTCTTGTCCAACACCAGAAGGCAGCTGCAGTCGGGGCTATGCTGCACGCCCTGATGTCCGTCTCATGAAGATGAATCGCTGACATCTTACGTATTGCATGCCCGGTGATATATGTCCGCACCAGGAAACTAGATCCAACAGGGAGGCCTTTCAGTCCAACACTGTTATTAACAGTCTCGGCTGCCATTCCTCTCTGAGTTCCTCTACAAGAGCAGCACACACGCGAGCTGCCAGATGTCTTGCACCTGACCTGGTCCAAATGGCCCGCTGAACAATCAGTTCAGCGCCAGtgaagttttctttctttctcattagACATAAATTCATCCAGCTGTTCCAAAAGAAAAGGTGCAGTGGTTCAACATGAAGATGGAGATTTAAAGTTTTACAAGCTTTAAAGATCAGTTACCTAATGCACATTTCCACCCAGGCAATATGTTATATCCTGATGCCTGGTGTTGATGCCTGAATTCAATACATGTTGAAccttttactttctgtttctagCACTGAAGGTTTTATTTGAGTCTCTGAAATAACTTCACATTGCTTGGAGTCCTTTTAGTGCACTTTTTCTTGTCAAATTCAAAGGAAAGCAAAAGAAACCCCTTTGTTCAACCTTTGTCTGTTACCAATAGTTCAAATTGGTTTGTGGTAGTGGTTAATACTGCATGTGAGGCTCAGCTGCTGCTCATAAAAACTGTACACCAGATTAAAGCTTGTTCTGTGGCAGGAGCTCCCAGATGACCAGCCAGTCAATCATCTAGTCTCTGgttctttcacttttttaagCATCCCTCCAGATTTGCCGAACTCACAGGAGGGGGTTCGAGCGGTCAGTGGCAGCCACAGGCTCTGACCACCATGTTGCGGTACTTCTTGAGGATGACGTTGGAGCTGTCGTCAAAGTAGAGCACTGAGATGCCGTGGAGCTGGGTAGGGGCACAGCAGGGCTTGGGCACCGTGTCTGGGTTGATAAAGTGCACCTGTGGTCAGAAGAAGCATAAATCAATCCTCACAGATTGCAGGTTGCAGTGAAAGAGGTTGCAGTCATCACCAGGCTGTTTGGGACTTACCAGAGTTTGCACAATGGCGTGATTGGTGGCGTTCATGTAAGAGTTGAGAGGGAAGGCGCATTCCCCCTCACAGTAAAAAGCTGCATAGCCCTCTGGTGCTATGATCCAGTCCTGGTCAATGTTAAATCACCGGCAGATGTCAGTTAGTTGTTACTTTTGGACATAAAATGAAgtgaaattaaattgaaatgagatcaaatgaaatgatgaatgATGTATACCTGCCATCCCAAATCTCTGAAACTGACATACAGCTCTTGTTTTTTACATCCCTCTTTGGAGAGGCCAAGATTATCTGAAATTGAAAACATGCAAGTATGAGTGCACACAAGTATCAAAGTGCAAAAAGTATTATAGAGATAGTTTGGATGGTTGAAGTCGGGTTGCAATCAAGAGTTAGAGCTCCGAAGCAAAACACTGTACTGCTGTACGGCAGCATGACCTAATATTTTCACCTCTTTACTTTGCCGTCAGAGAAATAAACTCTATGTTTCTGAcgagaaactgaaactgaagcCTTTATCTAGGCTCTCTCCAAAGCCACTAGACTCCATTGAAAGGATGTTTTACCTTGTGCGAGGTAATATGTGACTGTGTCTTCAAATGGAGTATGGTGACATTTTTCAACATAGAAAAGGGCTTCAGCTCCATGTGGGAAGCATAGACTGTATAGCTGTCTCACAGCAAGGTAAAGCTGTGATAATGTTCtgaatatagcgtacacttaataaactgatattgatttttttttaggtggataaaatatgttttgaagcTGATGATGGTGAAATATGAAGGGTTTGGGCACCTGTGGCAGCCTCCACTGCCTTTAGAGCATCTTGGACAGTCCTCTGGGGTTTGGAGCGGTTAGACTGGCGCCCCTTGTGGCCGTTGGCCGAGCGGATGCTGCGGATTCGCACTTCATTGACTTTGAAGAAGGCGACCATGAAGGGCTGCTTGTCCTGAGGTCCACTGCCCGTCACCAGCCCCGCCAGTCGGGGGTTCCTCCTCTGGCCTACAAGAGACAAGAAGAACAAAACCAATGAGTCTCAACCAGCCCCTGAAGATGACAATAACACACATCTAAGTCTCTACCAAACAATAACGTGTTCATCCTAATATCACCACAACAACCACAATCATAACTTGAACTCTGTAAAAACCCTCTGCACACATTTATTCAATATGTGGCGTTCCTTTTCCCCACAGGATTAAAAGAGCATGAAATCATTACTGCAGACAAAGACTGTATTCTTGCTGTCATGGATCCCTCCCCGTGTTAGTAAGTGTGTGCCAGTGACTGACCGTGGATGTCCTCCAGGACCAGGTGCAGGCCGAGGTTCTGCTCAGGGTTGACCAGCCAGAGGTTACTGGCGACGGTCAGGTCAAAGACCAGCCAGCCCTCCTCTGCAGCCCACACCTCGCGCCGG contains the following coding sequences:
- the LOC115008387 gene encoding LOW QUALITY PROTEIN: bone morphogenetic protein 7-like (The sequence of the model RefSeq protein was modified relative to this genomic sequence to represent the inferred CDS: deleted 1 base in 1 codon), whose amino-acid sequence is MLTSALVTITTLLSWGYDVLATQVVFSNFSVDNEMRSSFIQRRLRSQERREMQREILSILGLPHRPRPHVHTKHNAAPMFMLDLYNTISTDAEPPGYSYYKSVLPTQGSPMVTPQDSRFLDDADTVMSFVNLVDTDQDLLYQQHRREFRFDLSRIPEGEAVTAAEFRIYKHFIQERYEKETFRVSVYQVLQEPPNSDVELLLLDRREVWAAEEGWLVFDLTVASNLWLVNPEQNLGLHLVLEDIHGQRRNPRLAGLVTGSGPQDKQPFMVAFFKVNEVRIRSIRSANGHKGRQSNRSKPQRTVQDALKAVEAATDNLGLSKEGCKKQELYVSFRDLGWQDWIIAPEGYAAFYCEGECAFPLNSYMNATNHAIVQTLVHFINPDTVPKPCCAPTQLHGISVLYFDDSSNVILKKYRNMVVRACGCH